The Scyliorhinus torazame isolate Kashiwa2021f chromosome 10, sScyTor2.1, whole genome shotgun sequence genome contains a region encoding:
- the LOC140384844 gene encoding pancreatic secretory granule membrane major glycoprotein GP2-like isoform X2 codes for MALFKVLMLLFCGVFVTTHGSGCDPNPCKNEGSCIMVNDVAQCKCVHGLKGETCEDIKMEVMCEQTYIKVSVLKDYFDWKNVTKDSVQLFEGACKAALEVIHGEEYYTITIHHNNYSSCGTVLVSNATHIMYMNGLHTKQMTGIITRLPSEAIDFTCVYHRQRTVQLEFPIQPKTTIAVLHMQEGIVIVSMALYESSKYENAYVELPVLSWTERLYISVKIEPGENNFFDLTINDCWATPTKNPDALPQYYLIKNGCPIDETVQYHNQIGNETMANFSVQMFRFVKYPVVFLHCRTEICAPDSLEPCMINCPGPSSPKTKRDTNSQYEGLLTYGPIHWARSKTHVHEVGKPNLMIATVPGIAVLSSMVFLVLAITLAKVMKRPTGVV; via the exons ATG GCGCTGTTCAAGGTGCTGATGCTGTTATTTTGTGGAGTTTTTGTCACAACTCATGGTTCTG GTTGTGATCCTAATCCTTGTAAGAATGAAGGGAGCTGTATTATGGTGAATGATGTTGCTCAATGCAAGTGTGTTCATGGACTTAAAGGCGAGACATGTGAAG aTATAAAAATGGAGGTGATGTGTGAGCAGACCTACATAAAAGTCTCTGTCTTAAAGGATTACTTCGACTGGAAAAATGTAACCAAGGACTCTGTACAGCTGTTTGAGGGTGCCTGCAAAGCTGCATTAGAAGTTATACATGGGGAAGAATACTACACTATCACCATCCACCACAATAATTACTCCAGTTGTGGTACTGTTCTGGTG AGTAATGCTACACACATCATGTATATGAATGGATTGCATACCAAACAAATGACTGGAATCATCACCAGACTTCCTTCTGAAGCAATTGACTTCACTTGTGTATACCATCGTCAAAGAACCGTGCAGCTTGAATTCCCAATACAGCCAAAAACAAC AATTGCAGTGCTACATATGCAGGAAGGAATAGTCATTGTATCAATGGCTTTATATGAAAGCTCCAAGTATGAGAATGCTTATGTGGAGTTGCCAGTTCTCTCTTGGACTGAGAGACTGTACATCAGTGTGAAAATTGAAccaggagaaaataacttttttgacTTAACAATAAATGACTGCTGGGCTACACCAACAAAAAACCCAGATGCCTTGCCCCAGTATTACTTAATTAAGAATGG ATGCCCTATTGATGAAACTGTGCAATATCACAATCAAATTGGAAATGAGACTATGGCCAACTTCAGTGTGCAGATGTTTCGATTTGTGAAGTATCCAGTAGTGTTCCTGCATTGCAGAACTGAAATTTGTGCACCTGACAGCCTGGAGCCTTGTATGATT AACTGTCCTGGCCCATCATCACCCAAGACCAAAAGGGATACTAACAGTCAATATGAAGGATTATTGACTTATGGACCTATTCATTGGGCTCGCTCTAAAACACATGTGCATGAAGTTGGTAAACCTA ACTTGATGATTGCTACAGTTCCTGGTATTGCTGTGTTATCTTCCATGGTGTTCCTTGTCCTTGCAATTACTTTGGCTAAAGTAATGAAGCGACCAACTGGAGTTGTTTGA
- the LOC140384844 gene encoding pancreatic secretory granule membrane major glycoprotein GP2-like isoform X1 has product MIFCVFLQALFKVLMLLFCGVFVTTHGSGCDPNPCKNEGSCIMVNDVAQCKCVHGLKGETCEDIKMEVMCEQTYIKVSVLKDYFDWKNVTKDSVQLFEGACKAALEVIHGEEYYTITIHHNNYSSCGTVLVSNATHIMYMNGLHTKQMTGIITRLPSEAIDFTCVYHRQRTVQLEFPIQPKTTIAVLHMQEGIVIVSMALYESSKYENAYVELPVLSWTERLYISVKIEPGENNFFDLTINDCWATPTKNPDALPQYYLIKNGCPIDETVQYHNQIGNETMANFSVQMFRFVKYPVVFLHCRTEICAPDSLEPCMINCPGPSSPKTKRDTNSQYEGLLTYGPIHWARSKTHVHEVGKPNLMIATVPGIAVLSSMVFLVLAITLAKVMKRPTGVV; this is encoded by the exons ATGATATTTTGTGTGTTTTTGCAGGCGCTGTTCAAGGTGCTGATGCTGTTATTTTGTGGAGTTTTTGTCACAACTCATGGTTCTG GTTGTGATCCTAATCCTTGTAAGAATGAAGGGAGCTGTATTATGGTGAATGATGTTGCTCAATGCAAGTGTGTTCATGGACTTAAAGGCGAGACATGTGAAG aTATAAAAATGGAGGTGATGTGTGAGCAGACCTACATAAAAGTCTCTGTCTTAAAGGATTACTTCGACTGGAAAAATGTAACCAAGGACTCTGTACAGCTGTTTGAGGGTGCCTGCAAAGCTGCATTAGAAGTTATACATGGGGAAGAATACTACACTATCACCATCCACCACAATAATTACTCCAGTTGTGGTACTGTTCTGGTG AGTAATGCTACACACATCATGTATATGAATGGATTGCATACCAAACAAATGACTGGAATCATCACCAGACTTCCTTCTGAAGCAATTGACTTCACTTGTGTATACCATCGTCAAAGAACCGTGCAGCTTGAATTCCCAATACAGCCAAAAACAAC AATTGCAGTGCTACATATGCAGGAAGGAATAGTCATTGTATCAATGGCTTTATATGAAAGCTCCAAGTATGAGAATGCTTATGTGGAGTTGCCAGTTCTCTCTTGGACTGAGAGACTGTACATCAGTGTGAAAATTGAAccaggagaaaataacttttttgacTTAACAATAAATGACTGCTGGGCTACACCAACAAAAAACCCAGATGCCTTGCCCCAGTATTACTTAATTAAGAATGG ATGCCCTATTGATGAAACTGTGCAATATCACAATCAAATTGGAAATGAGACTATGGCCAACTTCAGTGTGCAGATGTTTCGATTTGTGAAGTATCCAGTAGTGTTCCTGCATTGCAGAACTGAAATTTGTGCACCTGACAGCCTGGAGCCTTGTATGATT AACTGTCCTGGCCCATCATCACCCAAGACCAAAAGGGATACTAACAGTCAATATGAAGGATTATTGACTTATGGACCTATTCATTGGGCTCGCTCTAAAACACATGTGCATGAAGTTGGTAAACCTA ACTTGATGATTGCTACAGTTCCTGGTATTGCTGTGTTATCTTCCATGGTGTTCCTTGTCCTTGCAATTACTTTGGCTAAAGTAATGAAGCGACCAACTGGAGTTGTTTGA